From the genome of Isachenkonia alkalipeptolytica, one region includes:
- a CDS encoding RnfABCDGE type electron transport complex subunit D: MAKQKSFFMKQAMMRKVLFATIPILIGATYFFGLRTLTLTAVVTLTAIITEYLFKRKDGKPVSEAVIVSAVLFTLALPVGTPYWVAMVGIIFGIVFAKEVFGGFGRNVFNPAIAGRTFIYVSFPEYLTATWNLPSQSFPGGFTKYITDSIETVSGATPLAAMGTADAPGLSELIIGNVSGSLGETSIILILVSAVYLLATKTADWKLMAAPLVGFVAFNSIFYMMGVEGVPDPVFGLTSGSMLFLSVFFVTEPISAPKTTEAKWIYGILIGFVAMIIRTYGIFIAGGMFALLIMNTFAPILDVAVKELKATKSEKGGNPA, encoded by the coding sequence ATGGCAAAACAGAAATCATTTTTCATGAAACAGGCCATGATGAGGAAAGTCCTTTTCGCTACCATACCGATTCTCATCGGAGCCACCTATTTTTTTGGATTAAGGACACTAACCTTAACCGCAGTAGTTACATTAACCGCAATTATTACGGAGTATTTATTTAAACGAAAGGACGGAAAACCGGTTAGCGAAGCGGTAATCGTATCCGCCGTATTATTTACCCTGGCGCTTCCCGTGGGCACCCCTTACTGGGTAGCTATGGTAGGTATTATTTTTGGAATTGTTTTCGCTAAGGAAGTCTTCGGCGGTTTCGGTCGTAACGTTTTCAATCCCGCCATCGCCGGACGGACTTTTATTTATGTTTCTTTTCCCGAATACTTGACCGCCACATGGAATTTACCCTCCCAATCCTTTCCCGGAGGTTTTACGAAGTACATTACGGATTCCATTGAAACGGTCTCCGGCGCCACACCCTTGGCTGCCATGGGAACTGCCGACGCCCCGGGATTATCGGAACTGATTATCGGTAATGTCTCCGGCTCCTTAGGAGAGACCAGTATAATCCTGATCCTTGTATCCGCGGTTTATTTGCTGGCTACGAAAACCGCGGACTGGAAGCTGATGGCCGCCCCTTTGGTGGGTTTTGTCGCTTTTAACAGCATTTTTTATATGATGGGTGTTGAGGGAGTTCCCGATCCGGTATTCGGTTTAACATCGGGAAGCATGTTGTTTCTTTCCGTGTTTTTTGTTACCGAGCCCATCAGTGCCCCGAAAACCACAGAGGCTAAATGGATTTATGGAATTCTGATCGGATTTGTGGCAATGATTATCCGAACTTACGGCATCTTCATCGCCGGCGGAATGTTCGCTCTGCTCATCATGAACACCTTCGCTCCGATTCTGGATGTAGCGGTTAAAGAACTGAAAGCAACGAAGTCAGAAAAAGGAGGGAATCCTGCATGA
- a CDS encoding [Fe-Fe] hydrogenase large subunit C-terminal domain-containing protein, with protein sequence MPQSKIYAIALCEEKCNGCTNCIRVCPTEAIRVKNQKAKIIKKRCINCGQCISVCPHNALTGISDKLEAIEAYSYKIALVDPVLYAQFNEDTLNPEDILNRIRRLGFDMVYEVTRSAPIITDFTKKFMEESRNLPVISSSCPAILRTIQIRFPDLIDHILPMDSPAEIAAELAKERFAEKEKISKEDIGAFYISTCPARSFSFKNPIGRETSNVDGTLSIKDVFLKISGMKNSDKNTITESSKDSEFYPNGKAIGWARLGGQSQALSIKEFLAVDGIENVISILEEVEDDKLQHLSFLECQACTNGCVGGNFSIENSFVARNRIRILAEKHQSYESKPVTEESERFKIQKKILPFEISSLDENLSEALEKMEKINKVLETLPNIDCGACGSPSCRSLAEDIVMGYASHEDCVVLLKKKD encoded by the coding sequence ATGCCCCAATCAAAAATCTATGCAATTGCCCTATGTGAAGAAAAATGCAATGGCTGTACCAACTGTATTCGCGTATGTCCCACGGAAGCCATTCGGGTAAAAAATCAAAAGGCAAAAATTATAAAAAAACGATGTATCAACTGCGGACAGTGTATTTCCGTCTGTCCCCACAATGCCCTCACGGGGATCAGCGACAAACTGGAGGCTATCGAAGCCTATTCTTATAAAATTGCCTTAGTGGATCCTGTACTCTATGCCCAATTCAACGAAGATACCCTGAACCCTGAGGATATATTGAATAGAATTCGTCGTCTGGGCTTTGATATGGTCTATGAAGTTACTAGAAGTGCCCCGATTATTACGGATTTCACTAAGAAATTCATGGAAGAATCCCGAAATTTACCGGTGATCTCCTCCTCCTGTCCGGCAATTCTACGAACCATTCAAATTCGTTTCCCGGATCTGATCGATCACATCCTGCCTATGGACTCCCCTGCGGAAATTGCGGCGGAACTGGCCAAGGAGCGATTTGCGGAAAAAGAAAAGATTTCAAAGGAGGACATCGGAGCCTTCTACATCTCCACCTGTCCCGCCCGCTCCTTCAGTTTTAAAAACCCCATCGGCCGGGAAACTTCCAATGTGGACGGAACCCTTTCCATCAAAGATGTTTTTCTGAAAATCAGCGGTATGAAAAATAGCGATAAAAATACAATAACTGAGAGCTCTAAAGACTCTGAGTTTTATCCTAACGGAAAAGCCATCGGCTGGGCAAGACTGGGAGGCCAGAGTCAAGCCCTATCAATCAAAGAGTTTCTCGCCGTGGATGGGATTGAAAATGTGATCAGCATCCTAGAAGAAGTGGAGGATGACAAACTACAGCATCTGTCATTTTTAGAATGTCAGGCCTGTACCAACGGCTGTGTGGGAGGGAATTTTTCCATTGAAAACTCCTTTGTGGCCCGAAATCGAATACGGATCTTAGCGGAAAAGCACCAATCCTACGAATCAAAGCCTGTAACCGAAGAAAGCGAACGGTTTAAAATACAAAAGAAAATTCTCCCCTTTGAGATATCTTCCTTGGATGAGAATCTTTCTGAAGCCTTAGAAAAGATGGAAAAAATCAACAAAGTTCTGGAAACCCTGCCGAATATAGACTGCGGTGCTTGCGGTTCTCCTTCCTGTCGATCTCTGGCAGAGGATATTGTTATGGGTTATGCTTCCCATGAGGATTGTGTTGTGCTTTTGAAGAAAAAAGACTAG
- a CDS encoding NAD(+)/NADH kinase — MNIVYNELQFSQETAKYLRKKLQDMNFTIAEDFDENADLIICVGGDGSFLKALHDYDFPNIPIIGINTGHLGFLAEVDPDGIDYFLERYQRGEYTTEISHPVEASICTRNSCIKKMGVNEIVIKGDKSRTIHLDISVDDQLLQRFSGDGILISSALGSTAYNYSIGGSIVDPRLSVLQITPLAPINTNAYRSFTSSVILPPDARVKISPEYRFEDNIVIVCDGVEHRYSKITEVDIYIAEETIEMIRLEKGNFWNKVIDKFL; from the coding sequence GTGAACATTGTATACAACGAACTTCAGTTTTCCCAGGAAACTGCTAAATATTTGCGAAAAAAATTACAGGATATGAACTTTACCATTGCGGAAGATTTTGACGAAAATGCGGACCTTATCATCTGTGTGGGTGGAGACGGCTCCTTTTTGAAAGCCCTTCATGATTATGATTTTCCCAATATCCCCATCATCGGTATTAACACCGGTCATTTGGGATTTTTAGCGGAGGTGGATCCCGACGGCATCGACTATTTCCTCGAACGATACCAACGGGGAGAGTATACCACGGAGATCTCCCACCCGGTGGAGGCTTCTATTTGTACAAGAAACAGCTGTATTAAAAAAATGGGCGTGAATGAAATTGTCATTAAAGGAGATAAGTCCCGAACCATTCACCTGGACATTTCCGTAGATGATCAACTCCTTCAGCGCTTCAGCGGTGACGGAATATTGATTTCCTCCGCCCTGGGAAGTACGGCTTACAACTACTCCATCGGAGGCAGTATCGTAGATCCCCGTTTGAGCGTACTGCAGATCACACCCTTGGCACCGATAAACACCAATGCCTATCGCTCCTTTACTTCTAGCGTAATTCTCCCTCCCGATGCCCGGGTTAAGATCAGTCCTGAGTATCGCTTCGAGGACAATATCGTGATTGTTTGTGACGGAGTGGAACACCGCTACAGTAAAATTACCGAGGTAGATATTTATATTGCCGAGGAAACCATTGAAATGATCCGCTTGGAAAAAGGGAATTTTTGGAATAAAGTTATTGACAAGTTTTTGTAA
- a CDS encoding RluA family pseudouridine synthase encodes MLDPKKQSATTITHIVEISEEGGTLKDFLRDRYGISSRLLSKMKKKRQILMNGEYAPYHTRIYRGDQIEMNFEEDPNSYPSVPMNLEIAYEDLDLLIINKKPGIVTHPTQGHHKDTLTNGVVDYFQRIGLNMKVRFVNRLDMNTSGLLVIAKNPFAHFDLMKQMQEDQVTKSYLTWVHGKVKEDQGMIEEPIYNPEDSGGRRIIDSRGQISKTGYRVLRRKENRTLLNVRLYTGRTHQIRVHLGSIGHPIIGDTLYGDEGEESFPRQALHAFSLEFFQPRYRKKIQVEAPMPKDMEAL; translated from the coding sequence ATGCTGGATCCGAAAAAACAAAGCGCCACAACCATAACTCATATTGTGGAAATCTCTGAGGAAGGCGGGACTCTGAAGGACTTTTTAAGAGACCGTTACGGGATTTCCAGCAGATTGCTCAGCAAGATGAAAAAAAAACGACAAATATTAATGAATGGGGAGTATGCCCCTTATCATACCCGGATCTACCGGGGGGATCAAATCGAGATGAATTTTGAAGAAGATCCCAACAGCTACCCTTCGGTTCCCATGAATTTAGAGATCGCCTATGAGGATCTGGATCTACTGATTATCAATAAAAAACCGGGGATTGTCACCCATCCCACCCAGGGCCATCATAAGGATACCCTAACCAACGGAGTGGTGGACTATTTCCAACGGATCGGATTGAATATGAAGGTACGGTTTGTTAACCGGTTGGATATGAACACCTCAGGACTTTTAGTGATTGCGAAAAATCCCTTCGCCCATTTCGATTTAATGAAACAGATGCAGGAGGACCAAGTGACTAAGAGCTACCTTACCTGGGTGCACGGCAAAGTAAAGGAAGATCAGGGGATGATTGAGGAGCCGATTTATAACCCTGAAGACAGCGGCGGCCGTAGAATCATAGATTCCCGGGGGCAAATTTCGAAAACCGGTTACCGGGTTCTACGGCGAAAAGAAAACCGAACGTTGTTAAATGTTCGACTGTATACCGGAAGAACCCACCAGATCCGGGTACACCTAGGATCTATAGGCCATCCCATCATCGGGGACACCTTATACGGAGATGAAGGAGAGGAAAGCTTTCCGAGACAGGCCCTTCATGCCTTCAGCCTGGAGTTCTTCCAGCCCCGGTACCGGAAAAAAATACAGGTAGAGGCCCCTATGCCTAAGGATATGGAAGCTTTATAG
- a CDS encoding molybdopterin molybdotransferase MoeA: protein MELLSTYTVEQVQKKIKEAFQDFPLKTERIPLTEARNRVLAQEVISYENIPEFHRSTVDGYGVHYSDTLGAGEALPAYVQKKFTVEMGKEAPGKIAPGECAYIPTGGMVPEGVNAVVMIEHTEVFDENTIGVLNSVSDQENILQKGEDIQAGAVVFTRGERLRTEDIGLLAGLGVGEVRVYQRISAGLISTGDEIVDIHRLPGLGEVRDMNRYSLGAALERDGFTLQQTAVVPDQRRKLQETLEEFLKNCDLVLISGGSSMGEKDYTKEVINALGDPGVFVHGVSMKPGKPTIIGKVGKKAVFGLPGQPVSALMVYEVLVKTLTELYETPKIEAPYVLGEMDRNFPSAAGRAHYFMVSIKNEEGKNHVTPVYGKSGTLSMMSRAVGYVVIGHNEEGLNKGDPVKVYPLT from the coding sequence ATGGAGTTACTCAGCACTTACACCGTAGAACAGGTTCAGAAAAAAATCAAGGAAGCATTTCAGGATTTTCCCTTAAAAACCGAAAGAATACCCCTTACCGAGGCCCGAAACCGTGTCTTGGCCCAGGAGGTGATTTCCTATGAGAACATACCGGAATTTCACCGTTCCACCGTGGACGGCTACGGGGTGCACTATTCCGACACCTTAGGGGCCGGCGAAGCGCTACCTGCTTATGTACAAAAGAAATTCACCGTGGAAATGGGTAAGGAAGCTCCGGGAAAAATTGCCCCGGGGGAATGTGCTTATATCCCCACGGGGGGCATGGTTCCCGAAGGGGTAAATGCCGTGGTGATGATTGAGCATACGGAAGTCTTTGATGAAAACACCATCGGAGTGCTAAATAGTGTATCGGATCAGGAGAATATTTTGCAAAAAGGAGAGGACATCCAAGCAGGGGCCGTGGTATTTACCAGGGGTGAACGGCTTCGTACCGAGGATATCGGTCTGTTGGCGGGCCTTGGTGTCGGGGAGGTCCGGGTTTATCAGAGGATTTCCGCAGGACTGATTTCCACCGGGGACGAGATTGTGGATATTCATCGGCTACCCGGCCTCGGAGAGGTTCGGGATATGAACCGTTACAGTCTGGGAGCCGCCTTGGAACGGGACGGATTCACCTTGCAACAAACCGCCGTGGTGCCGGATCAGCGTCGGAAGTTGCAGGAGACCCTGGAAGAGTTTTTGAAAAACTGTGATCTGGTATTGATTTCCGGAGGCAGCTCCATGGGGGAGAAGGATTATACCAAAGAGGTGATTAACGCCCTGGGAGATCCCGGGGTTTTTGTCCACGGGGTATCCATGAAACCGGGAAAACCAACGATTATCGGGAAGGTCGGGAAAAAAGCGGTCTTTGGCCTTCCGGGACAGCCGGTATCGGCATTGATGGTCTATGAAGTCTTAGTAAAAACCCTGACAGAACTTTATGAGACACCAAAAATCGAAGCTCCCTATGTTCTTGGGGAGATGGATCGAAATTTTCCCTCCGCAGCGGGACGGGCTCATTATTTTATGGTGTCCATAAAGAATGAAGAAGGAAAAAACCATGTGACTCCGGTGTACGGAAAATCCGGCACCCTGTCTATGATGAGCCGGGCCGTGGGCTATGTGGTCATCGGCCATAATGAGGAAGGACTGAATAAGGGGGATCCGGTCAAGGTGTATCCGCTGACCTAA
- a CDS encoding molybdopterin biosynthesis protein, with protein sequence MERNSRNIYLKSAEFVEAVEGYQQAMVKRNIGRQVELLDTKAGLNRVTAAPVFARDSSPNYSAAAMDGIAAVSERTRGASETRPVILEKNRDFVYINTGGRVKDPYDTVIMIEDLVEVSSNEVEVRSSAPARQHIREIGEDVVKGELILPSNHVLRPMDIGALLAGKVETIEVYKKPRVGILPTGSEIIDVGDSQEPGKIIDSNSYLFEGMIEEAGGTSKRYPVTEDDYDLLKERILQGVRENDVFVINAGSSAGSKDFTGDLIKELGEVLIHGVAIKPGKPIILGFIQNKPVIGIPGYPVSAFIDFKYFVQPLIEDLAGRKATTEKNLTVTLSRRIVSSLKHEEFVRIKAGKVEDSYVATPLSRGAGVSTSLVKADGILRIPKGLEGYEKGTAVSIQLMKELKEIENTLVSVGSHDVVMDLLSDRLQWNRRDAGLSSAHVGSFGGILALKNRECHMAPMHILDEETGGYNKAMIQSHFPAGDMGIIKLVKRSQGLMVPKGNPKGITGISDLAGEGVEFVNRQRGSGTRILLDYHLKRLGISSGDIAGYDRALTTHTAVAAAVANNTADVGLGVYSAAKALDVDFIPIEWEDYDLVLSKKYLEDPRILEIIDLIQQEGFKKKIENLGGYQTDEIGDVYILEKTEEETTWQKWYPST encoded by the coding sequence GTGGAACGAAACAGTCGAAATATTTATTTAAAAAGTGCAGAGTTTGTAGAAGCCGTGGAGGGCTATCAACAGGCCATGGTAAAAAGAAATATAGGAAGACAAGTCGAGTTGCTGGATACAAAAGCAGGCTTAAACCGTGTCACCGCTGCTCCGGTGTTTGCCCGGGATTCTTCACCGAACTACAGTGCCGCCGCCATGGACGGCATTGCCGCCGTGTCGGAAAGGACCCGGGGGGCCTCGGAGACCCGCCCGGTAATTTTGGAAAAAAACCGGGATTTTGTCTATATCAATACGGGGGGGAGGGTCAAAGATCCCTACGATACAGTGATAATGATTGAAGACCTGGTGGAGGTCAGCTCCAACGAAGTGGAAGTCCGCAGCAGTGCCCCTGCTCGACAACATATCCGAGAGATCGGAGAAGATGTGGTTAAGGGTGAGTTGATCCTCCCATCCAACCATGTGCTTCGACCCATGGATATTGGCGCCTTGTTGGCGGGAAAAGTGGAAACCATAGAAGTTTATAAAAAACCCCGGGTGGGGATCCTGCCCACGGGTTCGGAGATTATTGATGTGGGAGACTCTCAGGAGCCCGGAAAGATCATCGACTCCAACTCCTATTTGTTTGAAGGAATGATTGAAGAAGCGGGAGGCACTTCGAAACGTTATCCCGTTACTGAGGATGATTATGATTTATTAAAGGAAAGAATTTTGCAGGGGGTTCGGGAGAATGATGTATTTGTCATCAACGCCGGATCCTCAGCGGGGAGCAAGGATTTTACCGGGGATCTGATCAAGGAACTGGGAGAGGTGCTGATCCACGGAGTGGCCATTAAGCCCGGAAAGCCCATCATTCTGGGGTTTATCCAAAACAAACCGGTCATCGGCATCCCCGGCTACCCCGTCTCCGCTTTCATTGATTTTAAATATTTTGTACAGCCCTTAATCGAGGATTTAGCAGGAAGAAAAGCAACCACGGAAAAAAACTTAACCGTCACTCTGTCTCGAAGAATCGTCTCTTCCTTAAAGCATGAGGAGTTTGTCCGTATCAAAGCGGGGAAAGTGGAAGATAGTTATGTGGCTACTCCCTTAAGTCGAGGGGCGGGGGTCAGTACTTCCCTGGTTAAGGCCGACGGGATCCTACGTATACCCAAAGGGCTGGAGGGCTATGAAAAAGGAACCGCCGTAAGTATTCAACTGATGAAGGAACTAAAGGAAATTGAAAACACTCTGGTGTCCGTGGGAAGCCATGATGTGGTCATGGATCTCCTAAGCGACCGGCTACAATGGAACCGACGGGACGCAGGGCTTTCTTCCGCTCATGTGGGTAGTTTCGGAGGCATCTTGGCTCTGAAAAACCGGGAGTGCCATATGGCTCCGATGCATATTTTAGACGAGGAAACCGGCGGCTACAATAAAGCAATGATTCAGTCCCATTTTCCTGCAGGGGACATGGGGATAATAAAGCTGGTCAAAAGAAGCCAGGGCTTAATGGTTCCTAAGGGAAATCCAAAAGGGATCACCGGTATTTCCGACCTTGCCGGAGAAGGCGTGGAGTTTGTTAATCGTCAAAGAGGATCCGGGACTCGAATTTTACTGGATTATCACCTGAAAAGACTGGGGATTTCCTCGGGGGACATCGCCGGTTATGACCGGGCTTTGACCACCCACACCGCCGTGGCGGCGGCGGTTGCTAATAACACCGCCGATGTGGGCCTGGGAGTGTACTCGGCGGCCAAGGCCCTGGATGTGGATTTTATCCCCATCGAATGGGAGGACTATGATCTGGTGCTTTCGAAAAAATACTTGGAGGATCCCAGAATCCTTGAAATCATTGATCTGATTCAACAAGAGGGTTTCAAAAAGAAAATTGAAAACTTAGGCGGCTATCAAACCGATGAAATAGGAGACGTTTATATTTTGGAAAAAACCGAGGAGGAAACAACATGGCAAAAGTGGTATCCATCAACGTAA
- a CDS encoding MOSC domain-containing protein — MAKVVSINVSDKKGVVKTPVKEGTFIKDHGIEGDAHGGKWHRQVSLLAQESIDYAMKKDGLELTPGMFAENLTTEGVVLHELPVGTKVRIGETLQEVTQIGKKCHSKCEIYFKTGDCVMPREGIFTAVLKGGAIKVGDPVEIMKE, encoded by the coding sequence ATGGCAAAAGTGGTATCCATCAACGTAAGTGATAAAAAAGGGGTGGTAAAGACCCCGGTGAAGGAAGGTACTTTTATTAAGGACCACGGCATCGAAGGGGACGCCCATGGAGGGAAGTGGCACCGTCAGGTAAGCTTACTGGCTCAGGAAAGCATCGACTATGCGATGAAAAAGGACGGACTGGAGTTAACCCCGGGGATGTTTGCAGAAAACCTCACCACGGAAGGGGTGGTTTTACATGAACTGCCGGTGGGAACGAAAGTCCGAATCGGAGAGACCCTTCAGGAGGTTACCCAGATCGGGAAAAAATGTCACAGCAAATGCGAAATTTATTTTAAAACCGGGGATTGTGTAATGCCCAGAGAAGGGATCTTTACGGCGGTGCTTAAAGGGGGAGCCATCAAGGTGGGAGACCCCGTGGAAATTATGAAAGAGTAG
- the polX gene encoding DNA polymerase/3'-5' exonuclease PolX, with product MDKKEVAKILEEIALMLELKGENTFKIRAYQNGARSIENLEQNLEELVKSRELGKVPGIGKGLSENVTELINTGEMTYYQELKEEFPQTLFDLFKVPGLGPKKVKVLYEKLEIETLGELEYACLENRLTDLKGFGKTTQEKILQGIENLKKYRGKYLVSTGIMVLEELRDYFQQEERVLRFSEAGSLRRRKEVIKDVDILAAVKETDRKALGDYFIAFPRVEEVIAQGATKISVRLDLGINVDLRLVTESEFPYALHHFTGSKAHNTKIRQMAKKKGLKMNEYGIFDGEERIPAKTEADVFKVLDLPMIPPELREDQGEIEAGEAGELPPLVEKQDIKGLFHIHSHYSDGINAVEEIVQEAVERGFQYIGISDHSQTAYYANGLKPKDIERQHREIESLRGKYPEIKILKGIESDILKDGSLDYEEEVLEKFDYIIASLHSNLKMDRDLMTKRLIGAIENPYTKILGHMTGRLLLSREGCDFDEEQVFKVLQKNKVAVEINSNPHRLDLDWRKCKKAKTMGISITIDPDAHKLSGFDHVDYGIGVARKGWIERKEVINGQSFSDLKVFWGLNLEDKKSEQGENTKQS from the coding sequence ATGGATAAAAAAGAGGTGGCGAAAATCCTGGAGGAAATCGCGCTTATGCTGGAGTTGAAAGGGGAGAATACCTTTAAAATTCGAGCCTACCAAAATGGAGCCCGAAGCATAGAAAACCTGGAGCAGAACCTGGAGGAACTGGTAAAAAGCAGGGAACTGGGAAAGGTTCCGGGAATCGGAAAAGGTCTTAGTGAAAATGTAACGGAACTGATTAACACCGGAGAAATGACATATTACCAGGAACTGAAAGAGGAGTTTCCGCAAACCCTGTTTGATCTTTTCAAGGTGCCGGGGCTGGGCCCGAAAAAAGTTAAAGTTCTCTATGAAAAGCTGGAAATTGAAACGCTGGGAGAACTGGAGTATGCCTGTTTGGAAAATCGGTTAACGGACTTGAAGGGCTTTGGGAAAACCACCCAGGAAAAAATCCTTCAGGGCATCGAAAACCTGAAAAAATACCGGGGGAAATACCTAGTATCCACGGGAATCATGGTGCTGGAAGAATTGCGGGATTATTTTCAACAAGAGGAAAGAGTTCTTCGTTTCAGTGAAGCGGGCAGTCTCCGGCGACGTAAAGAAGTGATTAAGGATGTGGATATTCTTGCCGCCGTTAAGGAAACGGACCGTAAGGCCCTGGGGGATTATTTCATTGCCTTTCCCCGGGTGGAAGAGGTCATTGCCCAAGGAGCGACCAAGATCAGTGTCCGGCTGGATTTAGGTATCAATGTGGATTTACGGTTGGTGACGGAGTCGGAATTTCCCTACGCCCTCCATCATTTTACCGGCAGTAAGGCCCATAACACCAAAATACGGCAGATGGCCAAGAAAAAAGGACTGAAAATGAATGAATACGGCATTTTTGACGGGGAGGAGAGAATCCCGGCGAAAACCGAAGCCGATGTGTTTAAGGTGCTGGACCTTCCCATGATTCCACCGGAGCTTCGGGAAGATCAGGGGGAAATTGAGGCCGGGGAAGCCGGAGAACTTCCCCCACTGGTGGAAAAACAGGACATTAAGGGACTGTTTCATATCCACAGCCATTACAGTGATGGCATAAACGCTGTGGAAGAGATTGTTCAGGAAGCTGTGGAGCGGGGCTTTCAGTATATCGGAATTTCCGATCATAGCCAGACGGCCTACTATGCCAACGGCCTGAAACCCAAGGATATAGAAAGACAGCATCGGGAAATTGAGAGCCTTCGGGGAAAATACCCGGAGATAAAAATTTTAAAGGGCATTGAATCCGATATATTAAAGGACGGCAGTCTGGACTATGAAGAGGAGGTGCTGGAAAAATTCGATTATATTATCGCCTCCCTGCATTCGAATTTGAAGATGGACCGGGATTTGATGACGAAGCGCCTGATCGGCGCCATTGAAAATCCTTATACGAAAATCCTCGGTCATATGACCGGACGGTTGTTGTTGTCCCGGGAGGGTTGTGACTTCGACGAGGAACAGGTCTTTAAGGTTCTACAGAAAAACAAGGTAGCTGTGGAAATCAACAGCAATCCCCATCGCCTGGATCTGGACTGGAGAAAATGCAAAAAAGCCAAGACCATGGGGATATCCATTACTATCGATCCCGATGCCCATAAACTTTCCGGTTTTGACCATGTAGACTACGGTATAGGAGTTGCGAGAAAGGGCTGGATCGAAAGGAAAGAGGTAATTAACGGACAAAGCTTTTCGGATTTGAAAGTATTTTGGGGCCTGAACTTGGAGGATAAGAAATCGGAGCAAGGGGAAAATACAAAACAATCATAG
- a CDS encoding GNAT family N-acetyltransferase produces MEETLRQGIYEDKEQILEISKTVWERNDFILRTVDSWLDPESGKILVVEKDGEIRAFAKMSYLTKIDYWLEGLRVKEAYRGRGYANLLTGELIQEAKKTNPRSLRFACHRKAVGSIRSGEKHGFLRKAELNFILCEKLPRVKPEIRISLLSKDQNPYEKLREFPQFYRHHGFLFGSKWKFLPAEERILKKLHREGKILVTEEEKDLLVYDHDSDDLRLLFYAGGREGVKQLILALGEKEPGKLIKTMTLPKSEYNPIFQELGFHMKGEREVELPPNVYLYEYPL; encoded by the coding sequence ATGGAAGAAACCCTTCGACAGGGAATCTACGAAGACAAAGAACAGATACTGGAAATATCCAAAACCGTGTGGGAGCGAAACGACTTTATCCTTCGAACCGTGGATAGCTGGCTGGATCCGGAAAGCGGCAAGATTTTGGTGGTGGAAAAGGACGGGGAAATCCGGGCCTTTGCCAAGATGAGTTATTTAACAAAGATCGATTACTGGCTGGAGGGACTGAGGGTAAAGGAGGCATATCGGGGCAGGGGTTATGCGAATCTATTAACAGGTGAACTGATCCAAGAAGCGAAAAAAACCAACCCCCGGTCTCTGCGTTTTGCCTGCCACCGAAAAGCGGTAGGTAGTATTCGCTCGGGAGAAAAACACGGCTTCCTTCGAAAAGCGGAGTTGAACTTTATTCTCTGTGAAAAATTGCCCCGGGTAAAACCTGAAATAAGGATTTCTCTCCTTTCCAAGGACCAAAATCCCTATGAGAAATTACGGGAATTTCCCCAGTTTTATCGACACCACGGGTTTTTGTTCGGGAGCAAGTGGAAGTTTCTTCCCGCCGAGGAAAGGATCCTGAAAAAACTTCACCGGGAAGGGAAAATTCTCGTCACCGAAGAGGAAAAGGATCTCTTAGTTTATGATCACGACAGCGACGACCTGCGGCTACTCTTTTACGCCGGCGGGAGGGAAGGGGTAAAACAGCTGATTTTAGCCCTGGGAGAAAAAGAACCGGGGAAATTGATAAAAACCATGACCCTGCCGAAGTCAGAGTACAACCCGATCTTTCAGGAGCTGGGCTTTCATATGAAAGGGGAAAGGGAAGTGGAACTCCCTCCGAATGTTTATCTTTATGAATATCCTTTATAA